The following are encoded together in the Armatimonadota bacterium genome:
- a CDS encoding Gfo/Idh/MocA family oxidoreductase, giving the protein MLRVCTIGMGPIGNLHADIYKSDELAELVGVCDIIPERAKAAGERLGVPWYTDDQEMLDACRPDVCSITTGGYEYCSDHYEPAMLALKSGSHILCEKPICNDLARAEEMVRTAKELNLCFGINFNHRFTPAARLAKQWIDEGLLGDLLFINMALWIGRQGEFDSPYFHIKALNPHSVDMMRYYCGEIVRVQCFAMKAPGRKIWSTASINMQFENGAVGHLTSSYDIARGHPMERCEVAGVKGRFVLEDMWREVTLYPAGDLIKQVYTNPIFGGYRDFNDTFRDRIHRFLHQVSEGASPDDIDGSGADGLAAQRVIHAAIRSLETGCVVEVSEV; this is encoded by the coding sequence ATGTTGCGCGTCTGTACCATTGGCATGGGGCCGATTGGAAACCTCCATGCCGACATATATAAAAGCGATGAACTTGCCGAACTAGTGGGCGTCTGTGACATTATCCCCGAACGAGCGAAGGCGGCAGGTGAACGTCTGGGCGTTCCATGGTACACCGATGACCAGGAAATGCTTGACGCATGCCGACCGGATGTGTGCAGCATAACAACAGGCGGATACGAGTACTGCAGCGACCATTATGAACCTGCGATGCTTGCTCTGAAGTCGGGCAGTCATATACTCTGCGAGAAGCCAATTTGCAATGATTTAGCAAGAGCAGAAGAAATGGTTCGCACTGCGAAGGAGCTGAATCTTTGCTTTGGCATCAACTTCAACCACCGCTTCACGCCAGCCGCTCGCCTTGCAAAGCAGTGGATAGATGAGGGCCTTCTTGGGGATCTCCTTTTTATTAACATGGCGCTGTGGATTGGTAGACAGGGAGAGTTTGATTCGCCTTATTTCCACATAAAAGCATTAAATCCGCATTCGGTTGATATGATGCGTTACTATTGTGGTGAGATTGTTCGCGTGCAGTGCTTTGCAATGAAAGCCCCCGGCAGGAAAATTTGGTCAACAGCTTCGATTAATATGCAGTTCGAAAACGGCGCAGTTGGCCACCTAACGAGCAGCTACGATATTGCTCGAGGCCACCCGATGGAGCGGTGTGAAGTTGCCGGCGTAAAGGGCCGTTTTGTTCTGGAAGATATGTGGCGGGAGGTTACGCTCTATCCCGCTGGTGACCTTATCAAGCAAGTCTATACAAACCCAATTTTTGGCGGATACCGAGATTTTAACGATACTTTCAGGGACCGTATTCACCGGTTTTTACACCAGGTTTCTGAGGGAGCATCGCCTGATGATATTGATGGTTCTGGCGCCGACGGACTAGCCGCCCAAAGGGTTATTCATGCTGCGATTAGGTCTCTGGAGACGGGTTGTGTGGTTGAGGTTAGCGAGGTATAA
- a CDS encoding sulfatase-like hydrolase/transferase encodes MKKPNLILFGIDSLRADNMSLYGYPRLTTPHIDKFAAGGAVFEKCYSPHIPTTPGYASMFTGMDVFGTDVVALRHQGGLGNHLKTLAEILGENGYNTTCVGFSGNPASRGFQKYLDFPGWGSWEEGRSHKAENLNNVAIPELKRLAAEDKPFFLFLRHMDPHAPYLPPRPFERIFYDGNECDPNNKSLEPVMKFKPFCDFFASWFPPGCTDKDYIIAQYDGAIAYMDACIANIFATIEHLGIKENTLVVIDADHGETLYDHECWFDHHGLYDCTLHIPLVFVFPRKVPAGKRFSDYVQMKDIAPTILDLLEIETDINFDGRSLTPLFEGKPREQEPEFYITEATWMRKHGWRTPEWKLIHALEPDFHFKPEVELYNLVKDPEENFNIAEEEPEIVRMLEARMQEWIKKREQETGRRNPIFTNLNWHGHGAPFKSSEEAYNTLYIGSPKAAEALQARELQRQRGQEKL; translated from the coding sequence ATGAAAAAACCAAATCTTATTCTATTTGGAATTGACAGCTTGCGCGCAGATAATATGAGTTTGTATGGCTATCCTAGGCTAACAACTCCGCATATAGATAAGTTTGCGGCAGGCGGCGCTGTTTTTGAGAAGTGTTACAGTCCGCACATCCCGACAACGCCAGGATATGCCTCAATGTTTACTGGCATGGATGTATTCGGTACTGACGTTGTAGCTTTGAGGCATCAAGGGGGTCTTGGCAACCATCTGAAAACGTTGGCTGAGATTCTGGGGGAGAATGGATACAACACAACTTGTGTAGGATTTAGCGGTAATCCTGCATCTAGAGGGTTCCAGAAGTATTTGGATTTCCCTGGCTGGGGTTCCTGGGAGGAAGGAAGAAGCCACAAAGCAGAGAACTTAAACAATGTCGCCATTCCCGAACTCAAACGTCTTGCGGCAGAAGATAAGCCTTTCTTTCTTTTCTTGAGGCACATGGACCCTCACGCTCCATATTTGCCGCCTCGCCCTTTCGAAAGAATATTCTACGACGGAAACGAATGTGACCCAAACAATAAATCCCTTGAGCCAGTAATGAAGTTCAAGCCGTTCTGCGACTTTTTTGCAAGCTGGTTTCCTCCGGGATGTACAGATAAAGACTACATCATTGCTCAGTATGACGGCGCAATTGCTTATATGGATGCCTGCATTGCGAACATATTTGCTACGATTGAGCACCTGGGGATAAAGGAAAATACACTTGTTGTAATAGACGCAGACCACGGCGAAACTCTGTACGACCATGAGTGCTGGTTTGACCACCATGGACTTTACGACTGCACGTTGCACATTCCGCTGGTGTTCGTTTTCCCTCGCAAAGTTCCAGCTGGAAAGCGCTTTTCTGATTATGTTCAAATGAAGGATATCGCTCCTACGATTTTAGATTTGTTGGAAATAGAAACCGATATTAATTTTGACGGAAGGAGTCTAACTCCGCTTTTTGAGGGCAAACCTCGCGAACAAGAGCCCGAGTTTTATATCACAGAGGCTACATGGATGAGAAAACATGGATGGCGCACACCAGAATGGAAGCTAATCCATGCCCTTGAGCCCGATTTTCACTTCAAGCCAGAGGTTGAGCTGTATAACCTAGTCAAGGATCCTGAAGAAAACTTTAACATTGCTGAAGAAGAGCCAGAAATTGTGCGAATGCTTGAGGCGCGAATGCAGGAATGGATTAAAAAGCGAGAGCAGGAGACAGGCAGAAGGAATCCAATCTTCACGAACTTGAATTGGCATGGACACGGAGCGCCGTTTAAATCCAGCGAGGAGGCTTACAATACCTTGTACATAGGTTCACCCAAAGCAGCTGAGGCGCTTCAGGCTAGGGAGCTTCAGCGGCAAAGGGGTCAAGAAAAACTGTAA